A stretch of DNA from Aciduliprofundum sp. MAR08-339:
ACAGGATCTCCTATCATATTTTCTGGAGAGGAAAGATAAACCCAAAGTACTACATCTCAAAGGGTAAGATTGAAGAATTGAAGGAAAGGGCTAAAGAAATCAAGGCTGAAAGGGTTATTGTGGATGGAATTTTGAAATCATCCCAGTGGTACAATCTTGAAAGGGAAATAAAACTACCCGTGGACGATCGCATAAAACTCATAATAGACATATTTGCAGACAGGGCCAAGAGCAGGGAGGCAATGATGCAGGTTGAGTATGCAAACTTAAAATACGAGATTTCGCACGTGCGTGAGACGATTCACAGAATGCGCCTGGGCGAGCACCCTGGATTCATGGCCGGAGGAGAGTACGAGGTGGCCGATTACTACGAGATGATAAGGAGAAAGATGGCAAAAATAAGAAAAGAACTTGAGAAATTAAAGATACAACGAGAGGAGCGCAGAAAGAGAAGGAGGGAGGAGGGATACATACTTGTTGGCATAGCAGGGTACACCAACACGGGAAAGAGCACGCTTTTAAAGGCGCTGAGCGGAAGAGATGTGCCCATAGAAGACCGTATGTTCTCCACACTAAGCACAAGGACATCCAAATTGGGAAAGGAGAAAATACTGATCACAGATACAGTAGGATTCGTGGATAACATGCCACCCTGGCTTATAAGGGCATTTGAGCCTACTCTCGAGGAGATCTACCATGCTGATATCGTTCTTCTTCTACTGGACTGCCATGATGATCCTGAAGAATTCAGAAAGAAATTCATACTGAGCTTAGACATTATCCAGAGCAGGGTTCGGGGAAAAATAATACCTGTGATAAACAAGATAGACGGATGCAGGGATATAAAAGAGAAGATTGAAATCCTTGATGATTTAAGCAAACCCGTTCTCATATCAGCCAAGAACGGGATGGGCATTGAGGATCTCATAGGAAGAATAAAGGAGGAGA
This window harbors:
- the hflX gene encoding GTPase HflX codes for the protein MPDVIVVSDGNEEFDKLVKSLGYRISYHIFWRGKINPKYYISKGKIEELKERAKEIKAERVIVDGILKSSQWYNLEREIKLPVDDRIKLIIDIFADRAKSREAMMQVEYANLKYEISHVRETIHRMRLGEHPGFMAGGEYEVADYYEMIRRKMAKIRKELEKLKIQREERRKRRREEGYILVGIAGYTNTGKSTLLKALSGRDVPIEDRMFSTLSTRTSKLGKEKILITDTVGFVDNMPPWLIRAFEPTLEEIYHADIVLLLLDCHDDPEEFRKKFILSLDIIQSRVRGKIIPVINKIDGCRDIKEKIEILDDLSKPVLISAKNGMGIEDLIGRIKEEMKIAKFYAEVEKGSRAYEFIMRFGRVTNVYGVEKMKMVFEMPEHKYRELKRMFDENSTGNGGVLKKI